Proteins encoded by one window of Erysipelothrix rhusiopathiae:
- a CDS encoding Fur family transcriptional regulator → MSIKLTKQRQEILDLIQASEGHMTADQIHTKLKEGDVSIGIATVYRNLNVLYNEKLINRVRHPELGFIYDKNLHDHYHFRCRECNRIEDVELDYRKELHQLVEEELGCLVLDHDITFEGICKDCLAKSNQK, encoded by the coding sequence ATGAGTATCAAACTTACTAAACAAAGACAAGAGATTTTAGATTTAATTCAAGCATCTGAAGGTCATATGACGGCAGATCAAATTCATACAAAACTTAAAGAAGGTGATGTATCAATTGGAATTGCGACGGTCTATCGAAATTTAAATGTACTCTATAATGAAAAATTAATAAACCGTGTTAGACATCCAGAACTTGGATTTATCTATGATAAAAATCTACACGATCATTATCATTTTAGATGCAGAGAATGCAATCGCATTGAAGATGTGGAATTAGATTACCGAAAAGAATTACATCAACTCGTCGAAGAAGAATTAGGATGTCTAGTGTTAGATCACGATATCACATTCGAGGGTATTTGTAAGGACTGTTTGGCGAAATCAAATCAAAAATAG
- a CDS encoding helix-turn-helix transcriptional regulator has product MSNILGQRLKARRKELRISQQELAVAVGYTSRSTIAKIEAGVIDLPQSKIYDIAEALETTPTYLLGLEEELEALTATAIVEHLQSVTVDQLVECFSQLDLYSYEKVNEAVGKVAQGYK; this is encoded by the coding sequence ATGTCGAATATATTAGGTCAAAGACTGAAAGCTCGTCGTAAAGAACTACGTATTTCTCAACAGGAACTTGCTGTTGCTGTGGGTTATACATCACGTTCTACAATCGCTAAAATTGAAGCGGGTGTGATCGATCTTCCTCAGTCAAAAATTTATGATATCGCCGAGGCTTTAGAAACAACTCCAACGTACTTATTAGGTTTAGAAGAAGAACTTGAAGCTTTAACCGCTACAGCAATCGTTGAACATCTTCAATCTGTTACAGTTGATCAACTTGTTGAATGTTTTTCTCAATTAGATTTATATAGTTATGAAAAAGTAAATGAAGCAGTAGGTAAAGTAGCGCAAGGTTACAAATAA
- the guaC gene encoding GMP reductase, with protein sequence MKIFDYEDIQLIPNKCIVKSRSECDTSVKLGNRTFEMPVVPANMQTIIDEPLAIWLAEHNYFYVMHRFNEERRYGFIQDMNQRGLYASISVGVKDDEYDFVRRLAEENVIPDYITIDIAHGHSEQVIRMIKYIKEFLPSTFVIAGNVGTPEAVRELENAGADATKVGIGPGKVCITKLKTGFGTGGWQLSALSWCAKAARKPLIADGGIRDHGDIAKSIRFGATMCMVGSLFAGHEESPGETIDIDGVAFKEYFGSASQFQKGEHKNVEGKRILIEHKGKIEDTLREMQQDLQSSISYAGGRDLEAIRKVDYVIVKNSIFNGDR encoded by the coding sequence ATGAAAATATTTGATTACGAAGATATTCAATTAATTCCAAATAAATGTATTGTAAAAAGTCGCTCTGAATGTGATACAAGCGTTAAATTGGGAAATCGAACCTTTGAGATGCCTGTTGTTCCTGCAAACATGCAAACAATAATCGATGAACCACTCGCTATCTGGTTAGCAGAACATAATTATTTTTATGTTATGCATCGTTTTAACGAGGAACGTCGTTATGGCTTTATTCAAGATATGAATCAACGCGGTCTTTATGCATCAATTAGTGTTGGTGTAAAAGATGACGAGTATGATTTTGTACGTCGATTGGCAGAAGAAAATGTCATTCCTGACTATATCACAATCGATATTGCACACGGTCATTCAGAACAAGTTATCCGAATGATTAAGTATATTAAAGAATTCTTACCAAGCACATTTGTGATTGCAGGAAATGTTGGGACCCCTGAAGCGGTTCGTGAACTTGAAAATGCAGGTGCTGATGCCACAAAAGTTGGTATTGGACCGGGTAAGGTATGTATTACAAAATTAAAAACAGGGTTTGGAACTGGTGGATGGCAATTATCCGCATTATCATGGTGTGCTAAAGCAGCTCGAAAACCTTTAATTGCAGATGGTGGAATCCGAGACCATGGTGATATCGCGAAATCAATTCGATTTGGTGCTACGATGTGTATGGTTGGTTCACTCTTTGCAGGACATGAAGAGTCACCTGGAGAAACAATCGATATTGATGGTGTTGCATTCAAAGAATACTTTGGAAGTGCATCACAGTTTCAAAAAGGTGAACACAAAAACGTTGAAGGAAAGCGTATCTTAATCGAACATAAAGGTAAAATCGAAGATACTCTAAGAGAAATGCAACAAGATCTTCAATCATCAATTTCATATGCCGGAGGTCGTGATCTCGAAGCGATTCGTAAGGTTGATTACGTGATTGTTAAGAACAGCATTTTTAATGGAGATCGTTAG